One window from the genome of Rhinolophus ferrumequinum isolate MPI-CBG mRhiFer1 chromosome 22, mRhiFer1_v1.p, whole genome shotgun sequence encodes:
- the CCDC190 gene encoding coiled-coil domain-containing protein 190 isoform X2: MGSRTVRAQLYRRWDAEQKAAKQAEARLSQCLQRLEETRRRHLALLAREQRQLQTQLQRLQEDLVRKKRSSYFGNGIQKRPEGTAVSPPRGEWTHGARRAGQLRGPATNMVQETHKTKSQRPSRHTGPRDPTISKEQSPSQNHRTSRFREDEPPAREKESTRPAKGVTPAGASLLCQGQDIPAGTADPGPGASRAGDSGAAHSDEARSGDASLQPDHSAGDQISPSPLGRAGTLKGASSTATYLELFAKARHAHYLRHRVPPKSERLLSIGEIFGHRGPVPQSREGGE; this comes from the exons ATGGGCAGCCGCACCGTCAGGGCCCAGCTGTACAGGCGCTGGGACGCGGAGCAGAAGGCGGCCAAACAGGCGGAGGCCAGGCTCAGCCAGTGTCTGCAGAGGCTGGAGGAGACCCGCCGGCGCCACCTGGCGCTGCTGGCCCGCGAGCAGAGGCAGCTCCAGACACAGCTGCAGCGGCTGCAGGAAG ACCTCGTCAGGAAAAAGCGCTCCTCTTATTTTGGGAATGGAATTCAGAAGAGACCGGAAGGCACCGCTGTGTCCCCACCTCGGGGAGAGTGGACGCACGGCGCTCGGCGGGCTGGTCAACTCAG AGGACCAGCCACCAATATGGTCcaagaaacacacaaaaccaaGTCCCAGAGGCCTTCCCGTCACACTGGCCCCAGGGACCCCACAATAAGCAAAGAACAGTCGCCATCTCAAAATCACAGAACTTCCCGTTTCAGAGAAGACGAGCCACCAGCCCGAGAGAAAGAGTCTACAAGGCCAGCGAAGGGAGTCACGCCAGCGGGGGCATCTCTGCTCTGCCAGGGTCAGGACATCCCAGCTGGCACCGCAGAcccaggccctggggccagcCGAGCGGGTGACAGTGGAGCGGCACACAGTGACGAGGCCAGATCAGGAGATGCCAGCCTGCAGCCAGACCACAGCGCAGGGGACCAAATATCCCCAAGTCCCCTGGGACGTGCAGGAACCCTCAAGGGTGCGTCCTCCACGGCCACCTACCTGGAGCTGTTTGCAAAGGCCAGGCACGCCCACTACCTGCGGCACAGGGTGCCCCCCAAGTCTGAGAGGCTGCTCAGCATTGGGGAGATATTCGGGCACAGGGGGCCTGTGCCCCAGAGCAGGGAGGGCGGGGAGTAG
- the CCDC190 gene encoding coiled-coil domain-containing protein 190 isoform X1, whose translation MGSRTVRAQLYRRWDAEQKAAKQAEARLSQCLQRLEETRRRHLALLAREQRQLQTQLQRLQEADLVRKKRSSYFGNGIQKRPEGTAVSPPRGEWTHGARRAGQLRGPATNMVQETHKTKSQRPSRHTGPRDPTISKEQSPSQNHRTSRFREDEPPAREKESTRPAKGVTPAGASLLCQGQDIPAGTADPGPGASRAGDSGAAHSDEARSGDASLQPDHSAGDQISPSPLGRAGTLKGASSTATYLELFAKARHAHYLRHRVPPKSERLLSIGEIFGHRGPVPQSREGGE comes from the exons ATGGGCAGCCGCACCGTCAGGGCCCAGCTGTACAGGCGCTGGGACGCGGAGCAGAAGGCGGCCAAACAGGCGGAGGCCAGGCTCAGCCAGTGTCTGCAGAGGCTGGAGGAGACCCGCCGGCGCCACCTGGCGCTGCTGGCCCGCGAGCAGAGGCAGCTCCAGACACAGCTGCAGCGGCTGCAGGAAG CAGACCTCGTCAGGAAAAAGCGCTCCTCTTATTTTGGGAATGGAATTCAGAAGAGACCGGAAGGCACCGCTGTGTCCCCACCTCGGGGAGAGTGGACGCACGGCGCTCGGCGGGCTGGTCAACTCAG AGGACCAGCCACCAATATGGTCcaagaaacacacaaaaccaaGTCCCAGAGGCCTTCCCGTCACACTGGCCCCAGGGACCCCACAATAAGCAAAGAACAGTCGCCATCTCAAAATCACAGAACTTCCCGTTTCAGAGAAGACGAGCCACCAGCCCGAGAGAAAGAGTCTACAAGGCCAGCGAAGGGAGTCACGCCAGCGGGGGCATCTCTGCTCTGCCAGGGTCAGGACATCCCAGCTGGCACCGCAGAcccaggccctggggccagcCGAGCGGGTGACAGTGGAGCGGCACACAGTGACGAGGCCAGATCAGGAGATGCCAGCCTGCAGCCAGACCACAGCGCAGGGGACCAAATATCCCCAAGTCCCCTGGGACGTGCAGGAACCCTCAAGGGTGCGTCCTCCACGGCCACCTACCTGGAGCTGTTTGCAAAGGCCAGGCACGCCCACTACCTGCGGCACAGGGTGCCCCCCAAGTCTGAGAGGCTGCTCAGCATTGGGGAGATATTCGGGCACAGGGGGCCTGTGCCCCAGAGCAGGGAGGGCGGGGAGTAG